In Melanotaenia boesemani isolate fMelBoe1 chromosome 16, fMelBoe1.pri, whole genome shotgun sequence, the following proteins share a genomic window:
- the olig3 gene encoding oligodendrocyte transcription factor 3 isoform X1 has translation MNSDSSPSSRASSPDMDGMFLRDHHQHHHHHHHHHVGSSVSSSTQSGEQRQKMTGGEHLRSGDGKSPSVGSSSSSSSSSSSSSNKYKLKKQVTEEEMYQLRLKINGRERKRMHDLNLAMDGLREVMPYAHGPSVRKLSKIATLLLARNYILMLTSSLDEMKRLVGEIYGGQHSAFHCGTVAHGPGAGGHSGGPAAAAAAAAAAAHQVHPLLGSALSSSTSSTLSSALPGLTSIRAPHTLMKGSPAAPPALQLGSGFQHWAGLPCPCTICQVPPPPHIPITSTGLTRLTGEGKDGMK, from the coding sequence ATGAATTCGGACTCCAGTCCGAGCAGCAGAGCCTCTTCCCCGGATATGGACGGCATGTTTCTCCGAGACCACCACcagcaccatcatcatcaccatcaccaccacgtCGGCTCCTCTGTATCCTCCTCCACCCAGAGCGGTGAGCAGCGTCAGAAGATGACCGGCGGCGAGCACCTGCGCTCCGGCGACGGCAAGTCACCGTCCGtgggaagcagcagcagcagcagcagcagcagcagtagcagcagcaacaagtACAAACTCAAGAAGCAAGTCACTGAGGAGGAAATGTATCAACTCCGTCTCAAGATTAATGGCCGGGAGCGGAAGCGCATGCACGACCTCAACCTGGCCATGGATGGCCTGCGCGAGGTGATGCCCTACGCACACGGGCCCTCCGTGCGGAAGCTGTCCAAGATCGCCACGCTGCTCCTGGCCAGGAACTACATCCTGATGTTAACCAGCTCCCTGGACGAGATGAAGCGGCTTGTGGGGGAAATTTACGGAGGACAACACTCGGCTTTCCACTGTGGCACCGTGGCGCACGGCCCCGGCGCCGGTGGACACTCCGGTGGTCCCGCAGCTGCTGCAGCCGCCGCAGCCGCCGCTGCGCACCAGGTGCACCCGCTCCTTGGGAGCGCGCTGTCCTCCTCCACGTCCTCCACTCTGTCGAGCGCGCTTCCAGGGCTCACGTCTATCCGAGCCCCTCACACTCTGATGAAGGGCTCTCCAGCTGCGCCCCCGGCCCTGCAGCTGGGCTCCGGCTTTCAGCATTGGGCCGGACTGCCGTGTCCTTGCACCATCTGCCAGGTGCCCCCTCCTCCGCACATCCCCATCACCTCCACTGGCCTCACGAGACTCACAGGGGAGGGAAAGGACGGAATGAAATGA
- the olig3 gene encoding oligodendrocyte transcription factor 3 isoform X2, whose product MNSDSSPSSRASSPDMDGMFLRDHHQHHHHHHHHHVGSSVSSSTQSGEQRQKMTGGEHLRSGDGNSSSSNKYKLKKQVTEEEMYQLRLKINGRERKRMHDLNLAMDGLREVMPYAHGPSVRKLSKIATLLLARNYILMLTSSLDEMKRLVGEIYGGQHSAFHCGTVAHGPGAGGHSAAAAHQVHPLLGSALSSSTSSTLSSALPGLTSIRAPHTLMKGSPAAPPALQLGSGFQHWAGLPCPCTICQVPPPPHIPITSTGLTRLTGEGKDGMK is encoded by the exons ATGAATTCGGACTCCAGTCCGAGCAGCAGAGCCTCTTCCCCGGATATGGACGGCATGTTTCTCCGAGACCACCACcagcaccatcatcatcaccatcaccaccacgtCGGCTCCTCTGTATCCTCCTCCACCCAGAGCGGTGAGCAGCGTCAGAAGATGACCGGCGGCGAGCACCTGCGCTCCGGCGACGGCAA cagtagcagcagcaacaagtACAAACTCAAGAAGCAAGTCACTGAGGAGGAAATGTATCAACTCCGTCTCAAGATTAATGGCCGGGAGCGGAAGCGCATGCACGACCTCAACCTGGCCATGGATGGCCTGCGCGAGGTGATGCCCTACGCACACGGGCCCTCCGTGCGGAAGCTGTCCAAGATCGCCACGCTGCTCCTGGCCAGGAACTACATCCTGATGTTAACCAGCTCCCTGGACGAGATGAAGCGGCTTGTGGGGGAAATTTACGGAGGACAACACTCGGCTTTCCACTGTGGCACCGTGGCGCACGGCCCCGGCGCCGGTGGACACTCCG CCGCCGCTGCGCACCAGGTGCACCCGCTCCTTGGGAGCGCGCTGTCCTCCTCCACGTCCTCCACTCTGTCGAGCGCGCTTCCAGGGCTCACGTCTATCCGAGCCCCTCACACTCTGATGAAGGGCTCTCCAGCTGCGCCCCCGGCCCTGCAGCTGGGCTCCGGCTTTCAGCATTGGGCCGGACTGCCGTGTCCTTGCACCATCTGCCAGGTGCCCCCTCCTCCGCACATCCCCATCACCTCCACTGGCCTCACGAGACTCACAGGGGAGGGAAAGGACGGAATGAAATGA